CTGCTCCTTCGAGGCTCCCTGAAGCTCTTCGGGTTCCATGAAAGCCTCGTCGACGCTGAGCTGCTCGACCACGGGCACGCGCTCGCGGATTACAGAGAACACGCGGCGCGACACCGGCCCGTAGATGCCCTTGCGCGCGCTGACCGTCACGGCGGTCGGTGGCATGAGACGACGTGCGCGAGCCATCGGCATAGCCGAGTGTGCGCCGTACGCGCGGGCCTCATAGGAGGCACCGGCGACCACACCTCGACCGCCCAGTCCGCCGACGAGAACTGGCCGCCCGCGCAGAGTCGGGCGAGTGAGCTGCTCGACGGACGCGAAGAACGCGTCCATGTCGATGTGCAGAACCCACCGCCCGGAAGTCGGCATAGAGATTACTCTCCCCTACTGCTTGGCAATATCCGCCGAGCAGCCGTCCGCCACGTCGTAGCTCAGCGACTCTCCGCCAGCGACGACCTCGAAAGCGGTTGCGAGAACCTCGCGGGCGATGAGGTCAGCGTGGCGGTTGGCCCACTCCTCACGCTCGGCCGGGACCTGCAGCTTCACCGAAATGCGGTCGGTGACCTCAAGGCCAGCGTTCTTGCGGGCATCCTGCAGACCACGGATGCGGTCAGCGGCCCAACCACGGGACTCCAGGTCCTCGTCGAGCTCAGTGTCAAGCACGACCAGACCATTGACGCCGTCGACCTCAGCGGTGGAATCCGGCGAGATCGCGACCAGGTTGCGGGTGTACTCGCCCTCCTGCAGCGGAATGCCATCGGCGACAACCGCGCCGTCGACAACCTCGTAGTTGCCAGACTTCACAGCCTTAATGACCTTCTGGACGTCCTTACCCAGGCGCGGACCGGCCACGCGAGCGTTGACGGAGACCTCGAATCGTCCCACCGAGTCCACGTCGGAGGTGAACTCCACCTTGTCGACGTTGACCTCGGAGGAAACGATGTCGGTGTACTCACGCAGACGCTCGGCATCCGGGAATGCCAGGGTCAGCTTCTTCAGCGGCAGACGGTTGCGCAGCTGGTTGGCCTTGCGGATGCGCGATGTTGCCGAGCAGACATTGCGGACAATGTCCATGGACTCAACGAGTTCGTCATCGGTCGGCAGCTTGTCGACGTCCGGCCAATCCTCCAGGTGCACCGAGCGGCCGCCAGTGAGCGAGCGCCAGATGACCTCGGTGGCCATCGGCAGAAGCGGAGCAGCCACACGGGTGAGAACCTCCAGCACCGTGTACAAGGTATTGAAGGCCTCTGGGTGCTTGACATCGCCGGCCCAGAAGCGGTCGCGGGAGCGACGCACGTACCAGTTGGTCAGTGCGTCACAGAACTGACGGACCTCATCGGTGGCAGCAGCAATGTCAGTGTTGTCCAGGCACTCAGTGACAGCACGGACGGTTGCTGCAAGCTTGGCCAGGATGTACTTGTCCAGGATGTTGTCGGAGTCCACCGACCACTCGGCCGGCTTGGAGGCGTAGAGCTGCAGGAACGAGTATGCGTTCCACATCGGCAGCAGCGCCTGGCGTACGCCCTCGCGAATACCCTGCTCGGTGACAATCAGGTTACCGCCGCGCAGAATCGGGCTGGACATGAGGAACCAGCGCATGGCATCGGAGCCGTCGCGGTCGAAGACCTCGTTGACGTCCGGGTAGTTGCGCTTGGACTTACTCATCTTGTTGCCGTCATCGCCCAGCACGATGCCGTGAGCGACAACCTTCTTGAACGCCGGGCGGTCGAACAGTGCAACCGACAGGACGTGAAGCAGGTAGAACCAGCCGCGGGACTGGCCGATGTACTCCACAATGAAGTCGGCCGGTGCGTGGGACTCGAACCACTCCTTGTTCTCGAACGGGTAGTGGAACTGCGCAAACGGCATGGAACCGGAGTCGAACCAGACATCCAGGACATCCGGGACGCGGCGCATCATGGACTTACCGGTCGGGTCGTCCGGGTTCGGGCGAACCAGCTCGTCAATCTCCGGGCGGTGCAGTGTGGTCGGGCGAACGCCGAAGTCCGCCTCCAGCTCATCGAGGGAACCGTAGACGTCGACACGCGGGTACTCGTCGTTGTCGGAAACCCACACCGGAATAGGCGATCCCCAGTAGCGGGTACGGGAGATGTTCCAGTCACGTGCGCCCTCGAGCCACTTGCCGAACTGACCGTCGCGGACGTGCTCCGGCATCCACTCAATCTCGTTGTGGTTGAGCTCCACCATGCGCTCGCGGATCTTGGTAACGGACACAAACCAGCTCGGCAGTGCCATGTAGATCAGCGGCTCGCCCGAACGCCAGGAGTGCGGGTAGGAGTGCTCGATGGTGCGGTGCTGGACGACGCGGCCAGCGGCCTTCAGGTCACGGATGATGTCCTTATTGGCGTCAAAGACCAACTTGCCCTGGTACTCCGGCACCTGCGAAGTGAACTTACCGTCCATGTCCACCGGAATGATGACATCAATGCCGTATTCATTACAGGTGTTCATATCGTCTTCACCGAAGGCCGGCGCCTGGTGGACCACACCAGTACCGTCCTC
The sequence above is drawn from the Corynebacterium jeikeium genome and encodes:
- a CDS encoding isoleucine--tRNA ligase; its protein translation is MMFDHGSDVETVSNSNDVNASAEATPAGGAYPRTADFGKYTSSPKFPELEEKVLEYWGKDSTFQASIDQRDGADEYVFYDGPPFANGLPHYGHLLTGYVKDIVPRYKTMRGYQVGRVFGWDCHGLPAELEAEKQLGIKDKGQIEEMGLANFNKYCAESVLRYAGEWKEYVTRQARWVDFDGGYKTMDMSYMESVIWAFKELYNKGLVYQGFRVLPYSWAEHTPLSNQETRLDDSYKMRQDPTLTVTFPFTGAKAGSAAEKTLADNPVLADTAAIAWTTTPWTLPSNLGLAVNPKVTYAVVKVGEDSSVPEFAGKTFLLAEALIGAYAKELGKEHEVVATFAGADLEGLTYQPIFDYFADHLNAFQIMVADYVTTEDGTGVVHQAPAFGEDDMNTCNEYGIDVIIPVDMDGKFTSQVPEYQGKLVFDANKDIIRDLKAAGRVVQHRTIEHSYPHSWRSGEPLIYMALPSWFVSVTKIRERMVELNHNEIEWMPEHVRDGQFGKWLEGARDWNISRTRYWGSPIPVWVSDNDEYPRVDVYGSLDELEADFGVRPTTLHRPEIDELVRPNPDDPTGKSMMRRVPDVLDVWFDSGSMPFAQFHYPFENKEWFESHAPADFIVEYIGQSRGWFYLLHVLSVALFDRPAFKKVVAHGIVLGDDGNKMSKSKRNYPDVNEVFDRDGSDAMRWFLMSSPILRGGNLIVTEQGIREGVRQALLPMWNAYSFLQLYASKPAEWSVDSDNILDKYILAKLAATVRAVTECLDNTDIAAATDEVRQFCDALTNWYVRRSRDRFWAGDVKHPEAFNTLYTVLEVLTRVAAPLLPMATEVIWRSLTGGRSVHLEDWPDVDKLPTDDELVESMDIVRNVCSATSRIRKANQLRNRLPLKKLTLAFPDAERLREYTDIVSSEVNVDKVEFTSDVDSVGRFEVSVNARVAGPRLGKDVQKVIKAVKSGNYEVVDGAVVADGIPLQEGEYTRNLVAISPDSTAEVDGVNGLVVLDTELDEDLESRGWAADRIRGLQDARKNAGLEVTDRISVKLQVPAEREEWANRHADLIAREVLATAFEVVAGGESLSYDVADGCSADIAKQ